A region from the Vicia villosa cultivar HV-30 ecotype Madison, WI linkage group LG3, Vvil1.0, whole genome shotgun sequence genome encodes:
- the LOC131658593 gene encoding pentatricopeptide repeat-containing protein At5g04780, mitochondrial-like, translating to MPSAVQMGIWIHDMVRRNGWELYVIFGTELIDMYVKCGRVEGGWIVFSYMNEKNVFTWNVVIKGLALAKSGEEANLWFNRMEFNGVRADEVTLVTVLSACSHSGLVDKGQLIFSMLVDGKYGFCPNDKHYACMVDLLARADRFQEPFEIMRCTPFEPTKAIIGSKSQWNFEFSVFIAGKLVEMVPDNTAYYVQLSNLLSIYLAGKKA from the coding sequence atgcCTAGTGCTGTTCAAATGGGGATATGGATACATGACATGGTAAGGAGGAATGGATGGGAATTGTATGTGATTTTTGGGACGGAGTTGATTGATATGTATGTCAAGTGTGGGAGAGTGGAAGGTGGGTGGATAGTTTTTAGTTATATGAATGAAAAGAATGTGTTTACTTGGAATGTTGTTATTAAAGGGCTAGCTTTGGCTAAGAGTGGCGAGGAGGCTAATTTGTGGTTTAATAGGATGGAGTTTAATGGAGTTAGAGCAGATGAAGTGACATTGGTTACAGTTCTTTCGGCGTGCAGTCATTCGGGTTTGGTGGATAAGGGTCAATTGATATTTAGTATGTTGGTTGATGGAAAGTATGGATTTTGTCCCAATGACAAACATTATGCTTGTATGGTTGATCTCTTGGCACGTGCTGATCGATTCCAAGAGCCTTTTGAGATTATGAGATGTACGCCTTTTGAGCCGACAAAAGCTATAATTGGTTCAAAATCTCAGTGGAATTTTGAATTCAGCGTGTTTATAGCTGGGAAACTAGTTGAGATGGTACCAGATAACACTGCCTATTATGTTCAGCTGTCAAACCTTCTTTCCATTTATTTAGCTGGAAAAAAAGCATAA
- the LOC131662183 gene encoding uncharacterized protein LOC131662183 produces the protein MASFWTDLAKSYVEKLINGVIAESSYICCFTCIAKDFEEEKARLEIERTTFKQRIEVATRRGEDVQGNALSWVEEVDRLIQEDTKTKQKCCFEFCPHCIWRYRRGKVLANKKEHIKELMETGKELTIGLPAPLPDVERYSSQHYMHFKSRESKYIELLDELKDDNNYIIGLQGMGGTGKTTLIKEVGKKLKQSKQFTHIIDTTVSFSPDIKKIQDDIAGPLGLKFDDCNESDRPKKLWSRLTNGEKILLILDDVWGDIDFNEIGIPYSDNHKGCRIIVTTRSLLVCKKLGCIKTIQLDLLSEEDAWIMFKRYAGLSETSTQVFLDKGLKIANECKRLPIAISVMASSLKGEQRRDEWDVALKSLQKPMSMHGVDDELAKIYKCLQFSYDNMKNEKAKSLFLLCSVFREDEDLLIERLVRFAIGGGLFGEDYGIYEDARSQVVISKNKLLDSCLLLEAGQWTVKMHDLVRDAAQWIRNKEIQTIRVYDKNQKAMVEMEKNIKYLSCEGNPKDVFSCKFDGSKLEILIGIMSKDEDAQDTKIEVPDSFFENNTSLRVFHLLGDRTSSLIALSLPQSIQSLKNIRSLIFTRGDLRDISILGNLQSLETLDLDQCIILELPSGITKLEKFRLLKLEWCVIGRNNPFEVIEKCSSLQELYFVGSFNWCCQEITFPKLQRFFVTDYHPFKYVSSKHVSFVSRDELFLSKTTLKYCMQEAEVVILIRIEGGWRNIMPAIVPLDHGMNNIVELRLRSISQLQCLIDTKHTYSQVSHVFSKLVELYLDEMENLEELCNGPLSFDSLKSLEDLSIENCKHFQSLFKCNLNLCNLKNVLLVSCPMLISLFELSIACSLVLLEILKIIDCGHLEYILRDERKGEWSRGEIIDNDRTSRDPLFLKLKVLVIEKCPKFEVILPFVSAHDLPALESITMKSCDKLKYIFGQDVKLGSLKNIELNDVPNLIDIFPECNHTMSLSIKRSSSISRSASKPSTQADPIKRNIFSWTYMYCCGKKYENKLKSTTSTKIPLVYENQPQSSLLETNSYCLNINIWERAHCLSRQSMVLCNVKEIELTQLRKIKSVFILSIAPRMLLETLIIDDCDELRHIVIDTCDHDSTTGGNNLGNVFPKLKELYIENCNQLEYIFGHYTGDHQNHPETHLHLLALERLQLINLSSLVAVCPEQYHTTFQKLKYLELNNCPQVTNVKSISDFLTHPSVTRSTNNTIIQELSGNMESLLALERLVLIKSKVESIFCVTEVNEQQINTVLQKIKLEDLYVMTCLSVGPKNSFALLNLKSIEIVRCKKLQVIFSDSILRCLPQLVGMIIIECDELKHIIEDDLENEKMSNSSSLRTCFPKLEVLVVEKCNKLKSMFPVSICNELPELKCLIIREADELQEIFKSETGEIQNVKIPNLKFVAIVNLPSLFQTEGIQFETVEYRCVLDCQKLSFTLASSMPEYLEDTFDCNAFILFDFETVVSLTRLFRELKEKSKPRDIGTKMYAAANEVEATSEHELTSSQGIEICVEEGTSSTNAKTKSSSTHLELEDGDSQIALNSISIATTDSNDQVSLNDDVAVKVNSIVEQQFPEEDDIIVSKAKPSSIASQFPSMPSKGDPSQKVEELSSSLLVTSELEQLVSKKYLDYENLFLLTDFLVKHPSVLLRDTSLSKRYKGYAYNCLAELLKFLQTHSVLDVLGSSHSEFIELLQDVRKCGFAKEWLDVVEKRVLFPGLQVSQDALQKLWDSNHILTQQVEDLKHQLTSSKAVLESIIQQNPQILETQSALSDPIGY, from the exons ATGGCGAGCTTCTGGACTGATTTGGCGAAGTCATATGTGGAGAAATTGATAAATGGCGTAATTGCAGAATCGAGTTATATCTGTTGCTTCACATGCATTGCtaaggattttgaagaagaaaaagCTAGGTTGGAAATAGAAAGAACAACTTTCAAGCAACGCATTGAAGTGGCAACCCGGAGAGGGGAAGATGTTCAAGGTAATGCTCTTTCTTGGGTAGAAGAAGTTGATAGGCTCATTCAAGAAGacaccaaaacaaaacaaaaatgttgttttgaattttgtcctCATTGCATATGGAGATATAGAAGAGGAAAAGTACTGGCAAATAAGAAGGAGCATATTAAAGAATTAATGGAAACTGGAAAGGAGCTTACAATCGGACTCCCTGCTCCTCTTCCAGACGTTGAACGCTATTCATCCCAACACTACATGCATTTTAAAAGCAGAGAATCCAAATACATAGAGCTTTTGGATGAACTCAAAGATGACAACAATTATATAATTGGGTTGCAAGGGATGGGCGGCACAGGAAAAACTACATTGATTAAGGAAGTGGGTAAGAAACTTAAGCAATCAAAACAATTTACGCATATCATCGATACCACAGTGTCATTTTCTCCTGATATTAAAAAGATTCAAGATGATATTGCTGGGCCCTTGGGATTGAAATTTGATGATTGTAATGAATCAGATAGGCCCAAAAAGCTATGGAGTAGATTAACCAATGGTGAGAAGATTCTTCTAATATTGGACGATGTGTGGGGCGATATAGATTTTAATGAAATTGGAATTCCATATAGTGATAATCACAAAGGTTGTAGGATTATTGTAACCACGCGGAGTCTGTTGGTGTGCAAAAAACTAGGATGCATTAAGACAATCCAACTAGAtctcttatctgaagaagacgcATGGATCATGTTCAAAAGGTATGCAGGTCTAAGTGAAACTTCAACTCAAGTTTTTCTTGACAAGGGCCTTAAAATtgcaaatgaatgcaaaaggTTACCTATTGCAATTTCTGTTATGGCTAGTAGTTTGAAAGGCGAACAACGCCGGGATGAGTGGGATGTGGCCTTAAAATCCTTGCAAAAACCTATGTCCATGCATGGTGTTGATGATGAACTTGCTAAAATTTATAAATGCTTGCAATTTAGCTATGACAATATGAAGAATGAAAAGGCAAAGAGTTTATTCCTTTTGTGTTCCGTATTtcgagaagatgaagatcttcttATTGAAAGGTTAGTCAGATTTGCCATCGGAGGAGGTCTTTTTGGGGAAGATTATGGCATCTACGAAGATGCTAGAAGTCAGGTAGTTATATCCAAAAATAAACTCTTAGATTCTTGTTTATTGTTGGAAGCCGGTCAATGGACAGTAAAAATGCATGACTTGGTTCGTGATGCAGCCCAATGGATAAGGAACAAAGAGATCCAAACAATACGAGTGTATGACAAAAATCAAAAGGCAATGGTTGAAATggagaaaaatattaaatatttgtcATGTGAAGGCAACCCAAAGGATGTGTTTTCCTGTAAGTTTGATGGTTCCAAGCTTGAGATTCTAATTGGCATCATGTCCAAGGATGAAGACGCCCAGGATACAAAAATCGAGGTACCCGactcattttttgaaaataataccaGTCTTCGAGTTTTTCATTTACTTGGTGATAGAACTAGTAGTCTAATAGCTCTATCATTACCTCAATCAATACAATCGCTGAAGAATATTCGATCTCTTATCTTTACACGTGGTGATTTGCGTGACATTTCTATATTGGGAAATCTGCAAAGTCTTGAGACACTTGATTTGGATCAATGTATAATTTTAGAATTGCCTAGTGGAATCACAAAACTCGAGAAATTTAGATTGTTGAAATTGGAATGGTGTGTAATTGGAAGGAATAATCCATTTGAAGTGATTGAAAAGTGCTCATCACTTCAAGAGTTGTATTTTGTAGGGAGTTTTAATTGGTGTTGTCAAGAAATAACCTTCCCTAAATTGCAAAGGTTTTTTGTAACTGACTACCATCCATTTAAGTATGTATCATCAAAGCATGTGTCTTTTGTAAGCAGAGATGAGCTTTTCCTATCTAAAACAACACTTAAGTACTGTATGCAAGAAGCAGAGGTTGTTATACTAATAAGAATCGAGGGGGGATGGAGAAATATCATGCCAGCGATTGTTCCTTTGGATCATGGTATGAATAATATAGTTGAGCTTCGTTTAAGGTCGATTTCACAACTACAGTGCCTCATTGACACTAAGCATACTTATTCTCAAGTATCACATGTCTTCTCCAAGTTGGTTGAACTGTATCTGGATGAAATGGAAAATTTGGAAGAATTGTGCAATGGTCCTCTTTCCTTTGACTCTCTTAAGAGTTTAGAGGACCTATCTATTGAGAATTGCAAACACTTTCAAAGCTTATTTAAGTGCAACCTTAACCTTTGCAATCTAAAGAATGTGTTACTGGTGAGTTGCCCGATGTTGATCTCCTTATTTGAACTATCAATTGCTTGTAGCCTAGTGTTGTTGGAGATATTGAAAATAATTGACTGTGGACATCTTGAATACATATTAAGAGATGAAAGAAAAGGAGAATGGTCGAGAGGAGAAATAATTGACAATGATAGAACAAGTCGCGACCCATTGTTTTTGAAATTGAAAGTTCTTGTAATTGAGAAGTGTCCAAAATTTGAAGTAATACTCCCATTTGTCTCTGCTCATGATCTTCCGGCACTAGAATCCATAACAATGAAAAGTTGTGATAAGCTGAAATACATATTTGGACAAGATGTCAAACTTGGTTCTCTCAAAAATATAGAGCTTAATGATGTACCCAATTTGATTGACATTTTCCCAGAATGTAATCATACAATGTCTTTATCCATTAAGAGGTCATCTTCTATTTCTAGATCTGCATCCAAGCCATCAACACAGGCAGACCCTATCAAACGCAACATCTTTTCATGGACTTATATGTATTGTTGTGGTAAAAAATATGAGAACAAATTGAAGAGTACCACAAGTACTAAAATCCCATTGGTTTATGAGAATCAACCGCAGAGCAGCTTACTG GAAACAAATTCATATTGCCTTAACATAAACATATGGGAGCGTGCTCACTGTCTTTCAAGACAATCAATGGTGTTGTGCAATGTTAAAGAGATTGAGTTGACTCAGTTGAGGAAGATAAAATCAGTATTTATCCTTTCTATTGCTCCAAGAATGTTGTTGGAAACTTTGATAAttgatgattgtgatgaattgAGGCACATAGTAATAGATACTTGTGATCATGATAGTACTACTGGTGGAAATAATTTGGGCAATGTCTTCCCAAAGTTGAAAGAGCTTTACATTGAGAATTGCAACCAATTGGAATACATATTTGGACATTACACTGGTGATCATCAAAACCACCCTGAAACTCATCTTCATCTTTTGGCATTGGAACGTCTTCAACTCATCAATCTGTCAAGTTTAGTTGCCGTGTGTCCCGAACAATACCACACAACATTTCAAAAATTGAAATATCTTGAACTCAATAATTGTCCACAAGTAACTAATGTCAAATCTATTAGTGATTTCTTAACTCACCCTTCAGTAACAAGATCTACAAACAATACAATCATCCAG GAGTTGAGTGGGAACATGGAGTCTTTGCTTGCTTTGGAAAGACTAGTGTTAATTAAGTCCAAAGTAGAAAGTATATTTTGTGTCACTGAAGTAAATGAACAGCAAATAAATACAGTGTTGCAAAAGATTAAGCTGGAAGATTTATATGTGATGACATGTCTTTCTGTGGGTCCCAAAAATTCTTTTGCCCTCCTGAATTTAAAATCAATAGAAATAGTGCGATGTAAAAAGCTGCAAGTCATTTTCTCTGATTCTATTTTAAGATGTCTACCACAgttggttggtatgataataatagaATGTGATGAGTTAAAGCATATAATTGAAGATGATTTGGAGAATGAAAAAATGTCAAATTCTTCATCCTTAAGGACATGCTTCCCAAAGCTAGAAGTGCTCGTTGTAGAAAAATGCAACAAATTGAAAAGTATGTTTCCGGTCTCCATATGTAATGAGCTTCCTGAGCTTAAGTGTCTCATCATAAGAGAAGCAGATGAATTACAGGAAATATTTAAAAGTGAAACGGGGGAAATTCAAAATGTCAAGATTCCAAATTTGAAGTTTGTAGCAATTGTGAACCTACCAAGCCTCTTCCAAACAGAGGGAATTCAATTCGAAACTGTAGAATATCGTTGTGTATTGGATTGTCAAAAACTCTCTTTCACTTTGGCATCATCGATGCCCGAATACCTTGAGGATACTTTTGATTGCAATGCATTCATACTGTTTG ATTTCGAAACAGTTGTAAGTCTGACTCGTCTATTTCGAGAATTAAAAGAAAAGTCCAAACCTCGCGATATTGGTACTAAAATGTATGCAGCTGCAAATGAAGTGgaagcaacatcagaacatgagtTGACTTCTTCACAG GGTATCGAGATATGTGTTGAAGAAGGAACTAGTTCAACTAATGCCAAGACAAAATCATCATCAACACATTTAGAATTA GAAGATGGTGATAGCCAAATAGCCTTGAATTCTATTTCCATTGCAACGACTGATAGCAATGATCAAG TTTCTTTAAATGATGATGTTGCCGTGAAAGTAAACTCAATTGTTGAGCAACAATTTCCTGAGGAAGATGACATAATAGTTTCAAAAGCCAAACCCTCTTCTATTGCATCTCAGTTTCCCTCTATGCCTTCTAAAG GCGACCCTTCTCAAAAAGTAGAGGAGTTAAGTTCTTCTTTGCTTGTGACAAGCGAGCTTGAGCAACTAGTCTCCAAGAAGTATCTGGATTATGAGAACTTGTTTTTATTGACTGATTTCCTTGTAAAGCATCCTTCTGTTCTTTTAAGGGACACTTCACTTAGTAAGAGATACAAGGGTTATGCCTACAACTGCCTAGCCGAGCTATTGAAATTCCTCCAAACCCATAGTGTTTTGGATGTGTTAGGTTCAAGCCACTCTGAATTTATTGAGTTATTACAAGATGTTCGCAAATGTGGTTTTGCTAAGGAATGGTTGGATGTTGTCGAAAAGCGTGTTTTGTTTCCTGGTTTACAAGTTTCTCAAGATGCATTGCAAAAACTGTGGGACTCAAATCACATATTGACTCAACAAGTAGAGGATCTTAAGCATCAATTGACTTCCTCTAAAGCTGTTTTAGAGAGCATCATTCAACAGAACCCACAAATTTTAGAAACCCAGTCTGCTTTAAGTGATCCTATTGGCTATTAG
- the LOC131658594 gene encoding uncharacterized protein LOC131658594, with protein sequence MHFMLTTLKVVHVLSTPIPELEEDDTVENLRRQSKWENNDYICRWHILNGMSDPLFDIYQNVEYAKELWDCLEAKYMAEDSSSKKFLVTDFNNYKMVESRSVMEQFNELLRILGQFTLHGLKMDETISVSSIIDKLPPSWKDFKHNLKHGKDELSLIQLGSHLRIEESLRAHEDNKGKGKEIDDVIAWWIDSGATTHVCKDRFWFKTFVPVEDGFFLYMGDDHFAPVEGKGNVVLEFSSGKTITLFNVLYVPKLRKNLISGPVLNKLGYKQITRQPFKSITRKSIILELIHSDLCDLHATPSLGNKKYFVTFIDDASRFCYVYLLHAKDEALDKFKIYKTEVEVQRNMLIKTLRTDRGGEYYDPVFFQSVGIIHETTAPYTP encoded by the exons ATGCATTTCATGTTGACAACGTTGAAGGTGGTGCACGTCCTATCTACTCCAATTCCAGAACTTGAGGAGGATGACACGGTTGAAAATCTGAGACGCCAATCAAAGTGGGAGAACAACGACTACATATGCAGATGGCACATTCTTAACGGTATGTCTGATCCCTTATTTGATATTTACCAAAACGTTGAATATGCAAAGGAATTGTGGGATTGTCTCGAAGCCAAGTACATGGCAGAGGATTCATCCAGTAAAAAGTTTCTGGTGACCGACTTCAACAATTACAAAATGGTTGAATCGAGGTCTGTCATGGAACAATTCAATGAACTCCTTCGAATCCTTGGACAGTTCACACTGCATGGATTGAAGATGGATGAAACAATATCTGTCTCAAGCATCATAGACAAGTTGCCTCCTTCATGGAAGGATTTCAAACACAATCTGAAACATGGAAAAGACGAACTGTCTTTGATCCAACTTGGAAGTCACTTGCGCATAGAGGAATCTCTACGAGCGCATGAGGATAACAAAggaaaaggcaaagaaatt GATGATGTTATCGCGTGGTGGATTGATTCTGGAGCCACAACACATGTTTGCAAGGATCGTTTCTGGTTCAAGACATTTGTTCCAGTGGAAGATGGTTTTTTTCTATACATGGGAGATGATCACTTCGCTCCCGTTGAAGGAAAAGGAAACGTGGTGCTAGAATTCAGTTCTGGAAAGACTATTACTTTGTTTAATGTATTGTATGTTCCTAAGTTACGTAAGAATTTAATTTCTGGTCCTGTATTGAATAAGCTTGGATACAAGCAA ATCACTAGACAACCTTTTAAAAGTATAACAAGGAAATCTATCATTCTTGAGTTAATACATAGTGATTTATGTGATTTGCATGCTACTCCATCATTAGGGAATAAAAAGTATTTTGTCACTTTCATTGATGATGCTTCTAGATTCTGCTATGTTTATTTGTTACACGCTAAGGATGAAGCCTtagataaattcaaaatttataaaactgAAGTTGAAGTGCAACGCAATATGTTGATTAAAACATTGCGTACTGATAGAGGTGGTGAATATTATGATCCTGTATTTTTCCAATCCGTAGGAATCATTCATGAGACTACGGCACCTTATACACCTTAA